From Chryseobacterium shandongense, the proteins below share one genomic window:
- a CDS encoding DUF6122 family protein has product MEQFIHYFLHLIFPGILSYFLFRENWIRCYAILLLTMLVDLDHLLATPIFDPCRCSINFHPLHSWFAIAIYFILLFFKPTRVVAVGLLLHMATDGLDCFLSQNNCG; this is encoded by the coding sequence ATGGAACAATTTATCCATTACTTTTTACACCTTATTTTTCCGGGTATCCTTTCCTATTTTCTGTTTAGGGAAAATTGGATAAGATGCTATGCAATATTGTTGCTCACTATGCTGGTTGATTTAGACCACCTTTTGGCAACACCAATATTTGACCCTTGCAGGTGCAGTATAAATTTCCACCCCCTGCATAGCTGGTTTGCTATTGCTATTTACTTTATCCTGTTGTTTTTCAAACCGACACGGGTTGTTGCCGTGGGGTTGCTTTTACATATGGCTACCGATGGTTTGGACTGTTTTCTTAGCCAAAATAATTGCGGTTGA